The following proteins come from a genomic window of Neofelis nebulosa isolate mNeoNeb1 chromosome 5, mNeoNeb1.pri, whole genome shotgun sequence:
- the LOC131511806 gene encoding 10 kDa heat shock protein, mitochondrial, whose amino-acid sequence MAGQAFRKFLPLFDRVLVERSAAETVTKGGIMLPEKSQGKVLQATVVAVGSGSKGKGGEIQPVSVKVGDKVLLPEYGGTKVVLDDKDYFLFRDGDILGKYVD is encoded by the coding sequence ATGGCAGGACAAGCGTTTAGGaagtttcttcctctctttgacCGAGTTTTAGTTGAAAGGAGTGCAGCCGAAACTGTAACCAAAGGAGGCATTATGCTTCCAGAAAAATCGCAAGGAAAAGTTTTGCAAGCAACAGTAGTAGCTGTTGGATCAGGCTCTAAAGGAAAGGGTGGAGAGATCCAACCAGTCAGTGTGAAAGTTGGAGATAAAGTTCTTCTCCCAGAATATGGAGGCACCAAAGTAGTTCTAGATGACAAGGATTATTTCTTATTTAGAGATGGTGACATTCTCGGAAAGTATGTAGactga